A single Drosophila miranda strain MSH22 chromosome XR, D.miranda_PacBio2.1, whole genome shotgun sequence DNA region contains:
- the LOC117186728 gene encoding uncharacterized protein LOC117186728 translates to MKAKAQYKAALKLQSRLQGKADISQEEKSKLAWAEKRVQEGREYYAQLPQMKATNGGFANKVEEMLATKRQRSIESAAKDTPASKRQRGPKVATPQPKTRKPRQKAMSEVSKRHLIVALIDRSDENGKMTAVQWKLVHAQLVESLFSRMEDDPSAPMPTFDGAGWLNGVKILKCNDDPTRQWLVQKVPQLEALWEGAKLEVVNRELIPSVPKAKVLFPIAVQGERALKLLQRQNQDVPTADWTVLHAGNPLPSEGGQHVILQISKEAEDLLYPKFGKMAWGVGSVYLRLKKRHPEDKDAHTLQAGEVEKDLGLETIVAAAHCLALDDSEEEEDDDLTIIVNPSCEDEGVS, encoded by the coding sequence atgaaggcaaaGGCACAGTATAAGGCGGCCCTCAAGTTACAGAGCCGGCTCCAAGGCAAGGCGGATATCTCCCAAGAGGAGAAgtccaagctagcctgggctgagAAACGGGTACAGGAGGGCCGCGAATACTACGCGCAGTTGCCGCAGATGAAGGCAACAAACGGTGGATTCGCcaacaaggtggaggagatgttggccaccaagaggcaacgctcgatcgagagtgctgccaaagacacgccggcgagcaagcggcaacgcgggcccaaggtgGCCACCCCACAGCCAAAGACGAGGAAGCCTAGGCAGAAGGCCATGAGCGAGGTGTCCAAGAGACACCTTATTGTGGCCTTGATTGACCGCAGTGACGAGAATGGAAAGATGACGGCGGTGCAGTGGAAGCTAGTCCACGCGCAGCTTGTCGAATCGCTCTTCTCGCGAATGGAGGATGACCCCAGCGCTCCCATGCCCACCTTCGATGGAGCGGGATGGCTGAACGGTGTCAAGATCCTCAAATGCAACGACGACCCCACTCGGCAGTGGCTGGTTCAGAAGGTGCCCCAATTGGAAgctctgtgggagggggccaagttGGAGGTGGTAAACAGGGAGCTGATCCCATCTGTTCCAAAGGCGAAAGTGCTCTTCCCCATTGCTGTCCAAGGAGAGCGAGCGCTTaagctgctgcagaggcaGAACCAAGACGTGCCAACGGCAGACTGGACAGTTCTGCATGCTGGTAACCCATTACCCAGTGAGGGGGGCCAGCATGTGATCCTCCAGATCAGCAAGGAGGCAGAGGACctgctgtatcccaagttcgggaaaaTGGCGTGGGGCGTAGGTAGTGTATACCTGCGTCTtaaaaagcgccaccccgaAGACAAAGATGCGCACACCCTGCAGGCAGGCGAGGTCGAGAAAGACCTAGGTCTGGAGACCATAGTGGCGGCCGCCCATTGTCTTGCGCTGGACGACtcggaggaagaggaggacgATGACCTGACAATtatagtcaacccgtcgtgtGAGGATGAGGGTGTGAGTTAG